The Borrelia puertoricensis genome contains the following window.
TAGTTATATTCCCTAAATTCTCAAAAAAATATCCTTTATATTTATTACAAATATGTATAAGAGCATATTTTCTATACAATGGCGACCTTTAAAAATTGACTCTACGTGTAAGTATTTGCTAATATTTTTTACACAAGTTTAGTAATTTTTATAATATTTAGTTAACTTTAAAATTACATGATAGTGAATGATTTACTTAAAGAAAAAATAAAAAATTTAATTAAAGAAAATGAACTCTTAAGAGAAGAACTGTTGTTAATTACCAATCCTTCTAAAAAGCAAATTACTACTAAACCCAAAACTAGATTTTATCTTAATGACAAGACAATTAGACTCGTAAAACGCTCTATAGAGAGACTTAAAAGTCTAGACCCCATTTCAGGATGGTTTGTACACTTACTCTCAGTTACTGGTTGTAGGGGTGTTGAGGTACAAAATATAAAACTTGACCAGATATCAAAAGAAAAAGGTAGTAATAATGAACTACTCTATAGCCTGCGTGTTAATGTTGCAAAAAAGAGAAGAGGTGTTTGCATAAGAGAAGTTGTAATTAATAAAGATGAATTTGACGCTATTATGAGGGCCCATAAAACTTATTTCGAAAAAAAAGGTATGGATGCAAGACGTACATATCTATTTCAAAAAAGTAAGATTAGATTTCGTGATAATAAAATTAATATAAAAAAGATTACCGAAAAATTTAAAGAATTACTCATTAAGGGAGGATTTAAAGAAAGAAAATCTCTTCATTTATGTAGAAATATATTCATAGCTACTCTAAAATCACGTGGTTATAATGCATTCCAAATAAAAGAACTTATGAAATATTCATCTACTTCTGAGATTGATAATGTTTATGGTCTCTCAAGTGCAAGTAAAATACAGGCTTACAAAGATATCAAAACTAGCTTGAAATAAATTTTGCTAAATATCTATTTTTTTACAAAATATTATGTATAATAAATACAGCTTATTTATAAAATATTTATATTAACCTTTTACCATTAAAAAAAAGAGACTCTCCGGTCTCTTTTTTTTTATAAATAGAGATTTATATTTTTCTAAACACACGTTTAGACGTAACATTATACTCCCTTCCTCGCTCTTTAAGAGAGAGTGAATCATAAAGTACAGAAGACAAATTAGTTGCTATAAAATGATATCCTGGTGTATTTTTTATTTTAACTTCACTTATCTCAAATTCTCCATCTAAACATCTGTAAACAGGTCCCTCCCACCTCACACTTGCACTGATATCAAACCGTCTCAGTACAGCGCATGGATTTAGAATATAACAATTACTTCTCATACACCCTGACTTAACAAAGTTATGATAATTCCTATTTATATCAAGAACACTAAACTGCAACTTTTTAAAAACTGATACGTAATAATGAAGGGATAAAAAGTAACATCCCCACTGACGTACTGCTGAGACTAAATTTGGGTTATTTTGCGTTATTTTCATATATAATCTCACTTACAATCTTTATTTTTTAAACTACCCACCCCTACTTCCCTTAACTTAAATATAGATATTAAAAAGGAATATCTTCATAAAACTCATCTTCAAGCTTATTCTCATTAATATCTTGTGTTTTAATTGATGAGTTTAAAACGCAAATATCATTTACCAAAATACTGTATTTACTCTTACCCTCACCTGTACGCTTATCATTCCAACTTGAATAAGATAGGGCTCCACTAAGTACAACTTGAACCCCTCGTTTAAGTAAAGCAGCAAGACTCTCAGCTCTAGCTCCAAAAATCACACAGTCAAAAAATTGAGCCTGTCTTGTAACACAGTTATTCTTCTTTACACCTCTATTATTAGCTAGTGTAAATTTTAATATAGGAAAACTATTACTAGTATAAATAACCTCACAGTTTCTTGTTAAACGACCAGACATACTTAACGAGTTAATATCAAACACCAGGACTCTCCTCATCATGAAGCCTACTTAAAAGTTCCATACGTCTTAAATCACAATCAAGTCTCTCAAGATTTTCTAAAAATTCTCGTCTTGCATAATAAGCTTGAACGAGATTCTTTATACTTCTCACACCAAACTTACATAAAAATCTTAAAATCTTGTAAGTAATTACTAAAAATAAAGCTATAAACATAAATCTCATAAAGGTACCCTTAAACAGCTTTTAAAATAGGTGTAGACCATTCATTTGAATTACTACTAAAATTAGAAAGTCCATTCACTTGTGTATAACTATCACTAAACACCTTAAACCTATCTTTAATGGCTCTTTTTCTCATGTTTAACGAGAATAAAATTCCTTCAAAATTATAATAGATATTATTACTAATTGAATAAGTCCTCATCATATCTTGAATTT
Protein-coding sequences here:
- a CDS encoding DUF261 family protein, with amino-acid sequence MKITQNNPNLVSAVRQWGCYFLSLHYYVSVFKKLQFSVLDINRNYHNFVKSGCMRSNCYILNPCAVLRRFDISASVRWEGPVYRCLDGEFEISEVKIKNTPGYHFIATNLSSVLYDSLSLKERGREYNVTSKRVFRKI
- a CDS encoding single-stranded DNA-binding protein, producing the protein MSGRLTRNCEVIYTSNSFPILKFTLANNRGVKKNNCVTRQAQFFDCVIFGARAESLAALLKRGVQVVLSGALSYSSWNDKRTGEGKSKYSILVNDICVLNSSIKTQDINENKLEDEFYEDIPF
- a CDS encoding tyrosine-type recombinase/integrase, whose product is MIVNDLLKEKIKNLIKENELLREELLLITNPSKKQITTKPKTRFYLNDKTIRLVKRSIERLKSLDPISGWFVHLLSVTGCRGVEVQNIKLDQISKEKGSNNELLYSLRVNVAKKRRGVCIREVVINKDEFDAIMRAHKTYFEKKGMDARRTYLFQKSKIRFRDNKINIKKITEKFKELLIKGGFKERKSLHLCRNIFIATLKSRGYNAFQIKELMKYSSTSEIDNVYGLSSASKIQAYKDIKTSLK